GTCAACGGCGGAGCCACGTGGACGGCGGTCTTCGAAAAGGAGCCCGTTGCTGCCATCGGCGCGGTCACGATCGATCCGACGAACGAGAACGTGGTTTGGGTCGGCACGGGTGAAGCGAATCCGCGCAACGACGTCACGTTCGGCGACGGCGTCTACAAGACGACGGACGGCGGTAAGACGTGGACGAACGTCGGGCTGCGCGACACGTGGAGCATTTCGCGCATCCTCGTCGATCCGCACGATCCGCTGCACGTCGTCGTCGGGGCCTTTGGCGATCCGTTTCGCAATAGCGAGGCCCGCGGCGTCTACGTGACCGAGGACGGCGGCAAGACGTGGAGCAAGACCCTCTACGTCGGCCCGCAGACCGGCGCCGCCGAGCTCGCGATGGATCCGAACGATCCGTCCGTGATCTATGCGAGCATGTGGCAGTTCCGCCGCCTGCCGTGGACGTTTCACTCCGGTGGGCCGGACGACGGCATCTGGCGCTCGACCGACGGAGGGAAGACGTGGACGCGCCTCGCCGGCCACGGTTTGCCGAGCGGCTTGACGGGGCGCAGCGCCGTTGCCATTGCGCCGAGCGACAGCAAGCGCGTCTATGCCATCATCGAAGCCAAGGGCGGCATCCTCTGGCGCAGCGACGACGGCGGCCAGAACTGGACCATGGTTTCGAACGACACGCTGGTCGACCAGCGCCCCTTCTACTTCACGCATTTGGCCGTCGACCCGCGGGATGAGAACCGCGTCTACGCGGTTTCGATGATGCTCGCGCTGTCGAAGGACGGCGGCAAGAAGTTCGCTGCGATCGCGCAAGGCGTCCACGTCGACTATCATGCGATTTGGATCGCCCCGAACGATCCCAATCGCATCATCGTAGGTGAGGACGGAGGGTACGCGATCACGCTCGATGGTGGCGCGCACTGGTCGTTCTCGCGCAACATTCCGATCGGCGAGGTCTATCACGTCGGTCTCTCCCTCCACCAGAACCCGTACTGGGTCTGCGCGCCGCTGCAGGACAACAACGGCTTCTGCGCGCCGGAGAACTCACAGAGTCCGGGAGGGATCGCGAACGCGGATTGGCAGGACGTGATCGGCGGCGACGGTGAGTGGGCAGTGCCCGATCCGAGCGATCCTTCGCACGTGCTCGCCGACTTGGAAACCGGGCGGATCGTGGATTACGACACGCACGCGCGCACGAGCCGCTTCGTCGTTCCGTACTACGATTTCTCGCGCAATGCCTTCGCGCTGTACGACGCGCGTTATCGTTTCAACTGGGACGCGCCGATTGCATTTGCTCCGTGGAACGGACACGTTGCCTGGCTGGGCGCGAACGTCGTCTTCCAAACGATGGATCGCGGCGTCCACTGGATGCCGATCAGCCCCGATCTCACGCTGAACGACAAAGCGCACCAGCAACCTGCCGGCGGACCGATCACGCTCGACGTCTCCAGCGCGGAATACTCCGACACGCTGCTCGACATCGAAGGCTCGCCCGCGCGGCGCGGGGAGATCTGGACGGGCGCGGACGACGGCGTCATCGCCGTGACGACCGATGGCGGCGCGCATTGGGCCAAGCACACGATCGCGGGCGTACCCCCGTACTGCCGCGTCGAGACGATCGCACCATCGCCGTTTTCGGCGCGTACGGCATACGCGAACGAAGATTGCCATCGCTCCGGCAACTATCGCCCGTATCTTTTCGTGACCCACGATTACGGCCGCACGTGGACGAAGATCACGAACGGTCTGCCGGGCGGTGTCTGGGCGCGCACGATTCGCCCCGACGACCGAAACCCCGATCTACTCTTTGCCGGAACCGAGACGGGGTTGTGGATCTCGTACGACCGCGGCACCGTGTGGTCGCCGTTCAACCTGAACATTCCGACGGTCTCGATCCGTGATATCCGCGAGCAGCCGGAGTTCAACGATCTTGCCATCGCGACGCACGGGCGCGATCTCTGGATCCTCGACGACATCGGCTCGCTGCAGGGGCTGCCTCAGGCGCAGCGCGCGGGCGCCATGCTCTTCGCGCCGCGCGTCGCGTACGAATACGCCTTCGAGTCGAGCGGCGACGAGGGGGCTTACACGGACTTTCGTGGTGCGAATCCGCCTTCCGGAGCGATCGTCGACTTCTATCAAGCCGCGCCGCAGCCGCACGCCCCGTCGATGGAGATCCTGGACGGCGCCGGACACGTGATCCGGCACATTCTGCCCCAGCGCAAGCCCGCGAAGGCGGCCCCGTTCAACCCGTACGCGGGACCGGGGGCGGGACCCGGCGTCACGAACGATGCGGGCATCAACCGTGTCGTGTGGAATTTCCGCGAGGACGGGCCGCCGCTGTGCACGGTCTGCGCAAAGGAGTTCCGCGGCTCCCCCGTCGGAGCGTTGGTACTGCCCGGCCGGTACGTCGCGCGCATCACGCTGAACGGCCGGACGTATTCGCAAGCGTTCGTCGTGCGTGCCGATCCGCATCACCCGTACACGCTCGCGCAACTGCGCGCAGGCTATGCGTTCGCTCGCAGATACGGTACGGTCTCCGGCAAGATCAACACGGTGATCGATCGCCTCGCGGCGCAGCAACGCTCGTTAGAGGCCTCGTATGCCGCACTCGTTGCGAAGAACGCCGCGCTCGCGGCGCGGGTAACGGCGGCGTTGCACGAGGATCGCGCGATCTTCCATGCGTTCACCGCCGATTACCACAACGACGAAGACTCCATTCAACGGCCGGGCGCCTTGAAGGAAGACGTCCCACGCGCGGGATTCGGGCCGTCACAACCGCCGCCGACGCCGGCACTCCTCTCGTACGCACGCCGCTTCGACGTCGAGTACCGCGCGGCGATGGCTCGCTACGACGCATACGTGCGATCGCTGGGCGCGCTCTCCGCTGCGCTCCGCAGCGCCGGAGCGCAACCGGTCGCGGGAGCGACGCCGGTATCGCCGTGATCTAACGCGATCTGCTGCAGCGGTTCACGAGGCAAAGAGACGGCGCAGGAACGCGTCGTGCCGGTAGGAGCCGTTGCGGCCGAAGTGCACGGCGGCGAGATTCTGCGATGCGACGATGTAGAGCGCCTGTCCGCCCGCACCGCTGGCGTAGGCGAGATCGTCCGGAGCTCCCTTGGCTCCGAGCCACCAGCACAAGCCGTATCGCGGATTTGCATTCGAACCCTTGAAGCACGCGGCGAGATCGTCGCGGTGCGCGAGCACCCAGCGCCCGTAAGCGAGCCAGTCGCGTGCCGTCAGCTGCGCTCCGGTCGGAAGGGGATGCGTGCCGTCCGCGAGCGTGCGCCACGACGCGACGGTGACGCCTGCGGGGCCGAGCACACGCTCGCGGAGATAGCCGAGTGGGGTGAAGCCGAGCGGCCCGAGCTTGCGGGCGAGCACCCCGCCAAAGACTTGCAATGCGATACCGCCGTAGGTGAAGCGGGTATCGGGCGCGTTCTTCAACGGCGCCGCGAGCGCCGCGTCGTACGTCGGAACGGCATTGCCTAAGCCGCCGAATCCGAAACCCGCCGTCAGGCGCAGGAGCATCCGCAACGTGACCGCGCTCTTTCGCTCGTCGCTCGCCCATGCGGAGAACGTCCGAGAGACGAGCTCGTCGAGCGTGAGTATTCCTTCGCGCTGCGCGACGAGCGCGGCAACACCCCAAAAGCTCTTCGTCCCACTATACAGCGGATGCGCCTGCGCAACGGTGTATCCGTCCGCGTACGTCTCGAGTTCGATCTGCTCGCCGCGCGCCACCACGAGTGCGTGCAGGCCGTGTGCGCGCGCGTAGGCGAGTGCCTCCACCGCGCAGGCTCTTCCTCGAGCGGGGCGGTATCTCCGTCTGCATGCATGTCCTCCTCACCGGCGCCGGCGGGTTCGTCGGTCATCACGTACTCGAGCACTTCCTCGTCAACACGGATGCGTATCTAACGCTGACCGACTCGTTCAGGCATCGTGGAACGTCGGAGCGCATCACGGAAGTGCTCGAAGGAAGGCCGGGCTCGCACGGGCGCGTCTCCGTCTTGACGCACGATCTCACGACGCCGTGGAGCCAGTACGGGATCAGTGCGATTCGCGAGCACGGTGACGTCGATGTCATTCTGCAGATCGCGTCGGAGAGCCACGTCGACCGCTCGATTGCGGAGCCGGTGCCGTTCGTGCGCAACAACGTCGACGTCGCGTTGAACGCGCTCGAGCTCGCGCGGACCCTCGAGCCGAAGGTGTTCGTTCTGCTCTCGACCGACGAAGTGTACGGGCCGGTTCCGCTCGGCCGGCCGTCGATCGAATGGGACCCGATTCTACCGAGCAACCCATACAGCGCGTCGAAGGCAGCGCAGGAAGCGATTGCAATATCGTATTGGCGCACCTACGACGTTCCGTTGGTCATCGTCAACGGCATGAACCTCATCGGCGAGCGTCAGCACCCGGAGAAGTTCATCCCGAAGGTTATCGCAAGCGTGATCGACGGCAAACCCGTTCCGGTGCATTGCTCGAGTGCCATCGTACGCGAGCTCGGCAGCGCACCGTTGCGCGCCGAAGATACCGAGCGCGTCGAGCGAGCGCAGATCGGCCGCCGCTGCTACTTGCATGCGCGCAATCTCGCCGACGCGATGCTCTTCTTGGTTCGCGACGCGCGAATCGAGGGAGCGCCGCTCGAGGCGACGGTGCGCTACGATCCAAGCGGTCGTGGTGCAGGCGTCTTTCCGCAGCGCTTCCACGTCATTGGAGAGCAGGAGGTCGACAACCTCACGATGGCCGAGCGCATCGCCGCGTTTGCGGGCAAGCCGCTCGTCTGGGAGGCCGTCGACTTTCACTCGACGCGACCCGGGCATGATTTGCGGTACGCCATGGACGGACGGCGCCTGCAAGAGCTCGGCTGGACACCGCCCGTACCGCTGTGGGACTCTCTTTCGCACGTCGT
This DNA window, taken from Candidatus Dormiibacterota bacterium, encodes the following:
- a CDS encoding serine hydrolase domain-containing protein — its product is MEALAYARAHGLHALVVARGEQIELETYADGYTVAQAHPLYSGTKSFWGVAALVAQREGILTLDELVSRTFSAWASDERKSAVTLRMLLRLTAGFGFGGLGNAVPTYDAALAAPLKNAPDTRFTYGGIALQVFGGVLARKLGPLGFTPLGYLRERVLGPAGVTVASWRTLADGTHPLPTGAQLTARDWLAYGRWVLAHRDDLAACFKGSNANPRYGLCWWLGAKGAPDDLAYASGAGGQALYIVASQNLAAVHFGRNGSYRHDAFLRRLFAS
- a CDS encoding NAD-dependent epimerase/dehydratase family protein; the protein is MHVLLTGAGGFVGHHVLEHFLVNTDAYLTLTDSFRHRGTSERITEVLEGRPGSHGRVSVLTHDLTTPWSQYGISAIREHGDVDVILQIASESHVDRSIAEPVPFVRNNVDVALNALELARTLEPKVFVLLSTDEVYGPVPLGRPSIEWDPILPSNPYSASKAAQEAIAISYWRTYDVPLVIVNGMNLIGERQHPEKFIPKVIASVIDGKPVPVHCSSAIVRELGSAPLRAEDTERVERAQIGRRCYLHARNLADAMLFLVRDARIEGAPLEATVRYDPSGRGAGVFPQRFHVIGEQEVDNLTMAERIAAFAGKPLVWEAVDFHSTRPGHDLRYAMDGRRLQELGWTPPVPLWDSLSHVVRWTLEHPRWMVH